DNA from Doryrhamphus excisus isolate RoL2022-K1 chromosome 19, RoL_Dexc_1.0, whole genome shotgun sequence:
atttgtgttgaaaaatgttGTGTACATTGAAAAACAATACTAATTGACCATGTGCACACCTGAGTGACAAACCACTGTTCCCCCAAAACGTACAATGATGTACTTTTCTCCCCAACTTAGGAGTGCAAGCCCCCTCATCAGCACACAAGCATGACTGTTTATAGTGCCCACTCTTGTGCTTCACTTGAAGTCATACAAAGAAGGTTTCCAATTTCACtaagcatgattttttttccactgggcTAGAATCTCCCCATCCCCCCATTACAGCAACTGCAGACTGGCTGATAGACCCCATCCATCCTCTCCTCTGAAGCAGTCTTATAGTGGAGAAAATTCAATCACCGTCGCCTTGATGCCAAGCCATCGCCTAAGCAGGAAGCCCCATGACATGGACATGTTATATTATTCCAGCTTGGTCTTCTTTTAGTTGTAAATATTTGTTCTACCACTAAGGAGCCAATATGTCAAGAGGCTGCTTGCCCAGATGTGGGGCACACTGCAGTGCAATTAGGTTAACTTAATGCACTCCACTTTTAATTCATTGCATCGGCTATTTTGGATTGGCAGTAATGGCCATGCGGGCTAGAATTACCAGCAACTAAAGTTACAACGTCTGTCAAAGGCAGCAGTTGATGCTGTGAAACATCTTTTAAAATGTGACATGCTCTgatagaaacacacacacgtgcaaatCATCACAACATACCTGTTTAGTTTGATTAAATCCCCCGTTTGTCTTATTCCGTCCTCATTGTGCCGCAGAGCATGCCGCCGTGTGCAAACATTTAAATCCCCGGTTAGTGTCCATGACTGTCTCTTATATCAAATGTGCTTCTCCGTGCAAGAAGAGGCGGATGACTCCGAGGAGAACCCTGGCACTTTCTTCCAAAGGGAGCCACACAGTACAGATCGGTGAAATGTGCGCAAAACCGTGTCCGTGGAGGTGataattatatatgtaaatTTTTTTAAGGCTGCACGAGTGTTACGCATATGCGTTGCAGTGCTAAAACCTACGGGAACCGTGCGGAAACAGCGCGCATTCGCCGGTAAATATCCCCGCAACAAGCAACGACAGTGGTATGCACCACTCTATTGTTGGGGAGCCACCGCGTCCTATGCGACCGCTCCAATGTGGGAGGTGAATAAACCTGAGCACATCCCGCCCTATAAAATATATACGCACcacaacatttttgttttacttttctgTCACAATACATGCGTGGTAGTTAATCGTTTTTTATTCATCGTTACCTACGACAATGAATGATGATTTCATACATTATCGTATGATTCTTGGATTCATAATGTATGTGCAAACATATATACTTCATATagaaattcaatttaatttgtgCATGGTTATAATTCAACTGTTATTTTTCgaaattaattgatttaaaatactaaattattattcataccTTATAGTCTTAGCCAAAGCGGAAGTGAAGATACAAACTTCCGGTCAAAGCACAACATCCAAGATGTCCTCCGCCGTAGCTTCCCTCGTTTCATACGCCAGTGATTCCGATTCGGAAAATGAACCAGAGTCTAGTTCAAGTCCCGACAAAGCCGAGTCTACGGATCCGGATGCGACGGCACACCTTAAACCTTTACAGTCAAATCCCACGATGACGTTGGCTGTCCTTAATTCGGCCCCGGAAGTTGCGGTAAAGGTAAGCTATctatgctagctagctaacgctGGCTAACGATAGTAGCATCGATGGATAGCGAAACGTTGTTTACGCCTAGCTGCTAATAGGGTCATTTTTGTAGATAATTTAAGTCATTTGTACAGGTATatcctattttttatttacaatgtgGATTTCTATGTTTAGATCTAATGAAATATTCGTGGTAACTTTTCGCGCGAGAGACTCAAGGCGTGCAAAGCGTGTTAGCGTTTCGTTAAAAAACACTTAAGACTCACCACAACTGCTATTACTGTACACAATTTATGTATAAATATCTTTTATGTACCCTTACCGGTATGTCCTTATTATAGGAGTCTGTTGAGACTGGCGTACATCTTGATCCTGCCCTGAAAGAAGTCAATTATAACCCAACATATGAAACCATGTTTGCCCCGCAGGTAAGTTTTACACAAAGCTGATGTTTCGACTGACCGACTCCAAAATGCTTTATACATGAATTATATATAtctgaaagacagagacagatagAACAGTAGTTCAGCATTGTAAGTATGTTTGTATTCTTTCCTCCTAGTTTGGACCAGAAAACCCCTTTAAAACCCAACAGATGGCTGCATCAAGGAATATGCTATCTGGCTATGCAGAACCTGCTCACGTCAACGATTTTATGTTCGAGCAGCAGAGAAGGACCTTTTCAGTCTTTGGTGAATTTTTGCACATCCGTTGGTGTACATATTTTGCTTCTATGTTCACTCTTTGTAACTATCATGTCCACTCTAAACAGGTTACGCTTTAGATCCATCTGTCGACTCAAACCAAGTAACTTGCACTTCTTACATTGGAGCAGTGGATGAGGCTGAGAAAAAACAGggtattcattaataaatatcCATTTTAAACCTACTGATTTATTTtgcgctttaaaaaaacattatacttCCTACAGGCTTGACAGTGTTTGAGAGTAGCTACAAGAAGACAGAGAAAAggaaaaaggtcaaaggtgGTGACCCAGGAGAGATCGACAACTTCCTCGGACCGTGGGCCAAATATGTTGATGAGAAATTGGTGGCCAAACCCACAGAGGTAACGTACAACCCTGGCCTCACCCAACGAAGGCAAATTGCTGTGCTTGAATATTCAGATGTGATGATGGGTTacaggaggagaagaaggagctgGATGAGATAACGGCTAAAAGGCAAAAGAGGGGAAGGAATGAAGATGAAGCTCCAGCCGAGGAGAAGACTATTCTTCATGGTATAGTTGTTGTTTTAGCTGCAGAAAGCTATCAAGATAATTCGGCATTTGCTTCTGTCTACACTTAATAGCActtttttcccttcttttttCAGTTAAGGAGATGTACGACTACCAGGGCAGGTCCTACCTGCATGTCCCTCAGGATGTGGGAATCAATTTGCGGTCTTCAGAAGCACCAGACAAGTGTTATCTTCCCAAGAAGCAAATCCATGTTTGGTCAGGACACACCAAGGTTAGAGGGCTGGGCGTGGTGGCTGTGAACACATTAGCATTGCATGCAAAACATGTAAAGATGCCTTCCAGGACCTCTAGCTAAACAGCAAATGTTGATTGACTAATCATTTTTAAGTCAACAGGTTTTCCTAGAAAAACATGTGCAAAGTTATTCAGATGTGATGATGCTAATCATCCATCTGCTTGCATAATCTTCCAGGGTGTCAGTGCCATCCGACTGTTTCCCAAGTCTGGTCATCTACTGCTCTCCTCCTCCATGGACTGTAAAATTAAGGTAATAATAAGCACCACAGAGAGCCATGCAAACACAACAGAATACAATAATCACATAATGTCAATTCAATGAAATGCATTTTCCTCGTCTTTCCACAGCTGTGGGAAGTGTACAATGAGCGGAGGTGTATACGGACCTTTATTGGTAAGTTTATATTtagaaaatccaaataaaaagatTAAGCGCTTGTGAGGTAGTAATCCCCATGtggttttatacattttgtaaagaataaaaatagaGCTTATTGTCGATGTCCTCTAAAATAAACCACCCACAATTATTGTAAATATGAATAGCCAGATGGCATAACAACCAAttctaataaaaacaaatagaaGATACGTTTTAATCTCCATTGTGGAAGAAAAAGTGGTAGATGTTAAATGTGTATACACAGTAGTGATGCTGACTACAGAGACTGTGATTTTTCTATTGTTGGGTGTTTATTTTCTCTAGTGAATAGGACCAGTGGGAGGTGGCAGGGGGTGGGTTAATGCATACAGGTCACTTCTACAGTCTTCTCTAGAGACAGTGCGCTGTCAGAATGGAGATTGTTTTTCTGCACACTTCTGCTTGTCAGCTCCCTCACTGAATTATGCATAATTCATCAGTCCGGGGAGCTGACAGGACTCAGAGACTTGAGAGGACCGAATACACAGAGAAGAGTgatttttatttagttaaagTGGCAGAGCTTTTGATTTTTCTTGCTGTGGACGTATAAGTAATAAGTATCAGagcattttcttttcatttgctGCAGAAATGCCTGTTATTTTGTGTGCTGATACACCAATTTAGAGAGAAGGTGTCAACAGTATGAGAGAGGTTTCTCATTTGTACAAGTGCATTTCCAAAATACTGttgcacatgttagcattttatacaCATATGAATAATGctaatttaaataatgtaattacataacataaaatatgcaaataatataTGGTTTGATTTCAACACCTCTCTATTCCACGCTCAGTTGTTGGTTCCAAGCCTTGATAAGTGTGAGGTTGCATCAGGAAAGGCATCCAGCATAAATGCTCATCCAAACATGAGCTGTGTGCGACTTGCCGTGACCTTGATGGGAAAAATCAGAAAGACAATCACCACATAAAGTAGCATGTTACACACTAGCTTTACAGATGTCATGTTTGATGTGCAGGTATCGAGTTGCAGTAAAAGCTGTCATAGGAGTAACGGTCATAGTAAAAGTGATATCAGAGGTTTTCTTGGACTTGAGGGCTTGGTTTATTTCTTCAAGCAGGTGTATGTTTCCTGTTAAATACACGCATCATTTTCAATTGTTTGTTCACACAACTGAGGCTAAAATTGTATACAAATGGtctatttaaaacaaaaacaaagatattGTAGATTAAAATGTGTACTCAGCAGTAGCTATGGACACTTCTGtgtagtcagaatggtacaatcttgatcaCATCACATTTTCATAAGCTTCAACTGCAAGATTGAGAGTTGAATGCCACCCAAATCAAATCGTTGAATAATTGATGGTTCTAATACTCGTCACAATTTGAAGAACGATAGTACATGCTCCATTTAATACTgtaatgtgaattttttttgcacCTTGAAATTAGCTGCGCACTCAGTTGTCAGCACCATAATCTTGTAGATATCATCAATGCGTTAGACTGCCACATGTTTTTGAGGGCGTATGCATCATTTCTGGTGCCTTTTCATGTAGCCCCAAATTACATTCCCTATCTGGCTGACTCTCAGTAGTTTTTTGATGAGCGTGCATGCAAAGAAACACCACAAGGGGCATGTAGCTTTTGGGTATCTTGGCATTTGAGCAAGAAAACTAGACCGCCACAGTGGGCTGGCTCAGTTATGCAGTCCTGCTAAAGTCCATTTTAACAAGGGGGGGGGATCCCCACAGGGAATTTGTGTCATCTACACTGTGAGAGAAGAAGCCAAAAGGTTTCATAGATTGTAGAAATGAGAGGATGGCGAACCCTTGGAAAAGACAGAAAGATCCTCTCCCCAGGCCCATTTAAAGATTCATTACTCCTCGTCTCCCACAGCACCCTCATTACcacatacttttttaaaaaaaattcctcaaataaatgtaatatcaAAGGCAAGCAACTGGGGAGACACGATAACGAGACCAGTAGGGCTTAGTTGATGtgacattttgtatttgtttggttttaacttgagtgtgtttttttttatcagggcACAGCAAAGCGGTGCGAGACATTTGCTTTAACAACAAAGGGACGCAGTTCCTCAGCGCTGCCTACGACCGCTACCTCAAACTCTGGGACTCTGAGACAGGTATGCTGCTTTTTTATCTCTCTCACCTTTCATAAAATACCCACAAGTCTGAAATGCAAAAATCTGCCTTTTGAAGGTAATTTTGCTCGGTTTTGAGAGTGAACTCTTGCATAACCCTTTTGTACTTTGTTAATATAATGTGGAAAAGTCTGCATTGAATGCCTCAAATGTTTGGGGCCACAGAATGTACACGTTAGCGAGCGTATTCATTCATGGAAAGTGCCTCAGTTTCAAATCTCTGGAGTTGTTTTCCAGCAGAGGGCAGAAAAGAGTTAAATCAACCCATTGGTGCAAATCGAACCTCCTCCTAACGCCACATCATCTCAATGCAGCTGCTAGAGTTGCAATACTGCATGCATTGTTACTGTTGTAAAGTATCGATGTCCCTCCACAGGCAAGTGCATCTCTCGCTTCACCAACAGAAAGGTGCCCTATTGTGTCAAATTCAACCCAGATGAGGAGAAACAGAATCTTTTTGTGGCCGGCATGTCTGATAAGAAGATTGTCCAGGTAAAGTTGCATGCCATCACGGTGAAGTCTATTTCTCCCGTCACCTCAGGTGTATTTTTCTTTGCTcgaccaaacacacacacgtcttcTCGCCTTGTGACCTTGTGCCCAAAGTAGCGTGATACACACTCCTGTCCTGTCCTGCAGCTCAGCTCTGTTGTTAAGCCATGTGTGCCTTTGCATGACAGAGAACAAGGCATTAATCACAGAAAGCTTTTAGTGTAGCGCATTTGATAAAAGCCTTAAATTGGTACAATTGTGCATTAGATTTAAAGGACATGCACTGAAAGAATAACCTTTAATGTTGGAAATCATCATAAATTGATGCACTGAagtgtatttttaattgcattttacATGCTTGCATTTCATTTGACTTACAACTAAAGATTTCCAAGCTGCAATTTTTATCAGCTTTTGTCAACAATTATGAAATAGTATAGTGGGGGGGGGAGCATACAATTGTAAGAATAAAGTACTCACTGGTGTTATATTGAGTAGTTCAGAATATGTTATTGTGGTTCATGCTTTTCCTTGTCCTTTTGCCAGTGGGACATCAGGACCAGTGAGGTGGTTCAGGAGTACGACCGCCACTTGGGCGCCGTCAACACCATCACATTCGTGGATGAGAATCGTCGCTTTGTCAGCACGTCAGACGACAAGAGTCTTCGGGTTTGGGAGTGGTAAGTAAAGTGTAAAATTCTgtcttgtgttttattgtggttgtagtgtgGAACTGCACTGACTCGGGGGTGTTAGTATTACTGCGGTAGCCTTGTCTTGTTGCACAAGAAGGTCAATGAGCTCATGGGTGTTAAGGCTTTCCTATTAGACCTTCCCACTGCCCATTCCTCATAGATGAGGGACTTGCATGCCAGAGCGAAAAGGATTAGCTGGCAAAAATTAGATTTTCACACTCTCGCGTCAACAATGAAAGACAGGATCGACTGGGACTTTGCAGAAGACATGAGGCACAGACGTGCTTTGGCTTTCTTTATTAGTGCCGCCTGAGAGCAAAGCAAGCTGAATGGCATGCTAGTCCGGCTTTACTGTCCTCTTTCTCCCACAGATGCCACCTGGCTCTCGGCTATTGTTTTCCTCCCTTTTCTTCAAGCCAAGCAAAACTCCCTTATGCCTAAATCTTCTCAGTGACAGCATTAGGGTGGACTCACCAGAAGTATCTCATATTACTGGTACTACAGAGTGTGGCAGTGCACTGATATGATTAGGGGAACAATAATCAGTGGTGAGGAAATATACTCCTCTTCGTCACAGTGCTTGCACTCTCACTTACAGTGAAACCTCTGTTTAATAGTCCCGTGGCTGCACATTTAAGTTGTTCTAATTTTGTAGTAACATGTACAAGTATAAAGATGAGTTGTATGATAAAACGataagtaaaatgtaaaaaaatatgctaagtAAAATGTGGAGCAGGAACAGGAAGGTGTTTTTATAGGTGCATTGATTGTATCGGTGATACAGTATATGGCTGAGCAGGCGGACCCTTTCTTATTTAGCAGTAATTCCCACCTTTTGTGTAGTAGTTTTGTTAAAtggtttaggtcaggggtgttcaaagtgcggcttgtggctgttttaacaagaaaaatatgaaCATGTTAAACCATTGAGGCTAAGAgaaatgagaataatgtaatattatgagggaaaatattatgagaaacaaaacaaaataaagttctaGATTTAGAATAATTGGTTTGGAGAAAAGTTATGTCAtggcaataaagttaaaatatgaaaagaaattttacaaac
Protein-coding regions in this window:
- the cdc40 gene encoding pre-mRNA-processing factor 17 isoform X1, with the translated sequence MSSAVASLVSYASDSDSENEPESSSSPDKAESTDPDATAHLKPLQSNPTMTLAVLNSAPEVAVKESVETGVHLDPALKEVNYNPTYETMFAPQFGPENPFKTQQMAASRNMLSGYAEPAHVNDFMFEQQRRTFSVFGYALDPSVDSNQVTCTSYIGAVDEAEKKQGLTVFESSYKKTEKRKKVKGGDPGEIDNFLGPWAKYVDEKLVAKPTEEEKKELDEITAKRQKRGRNEDEAPAEEKTILHVKEMYDYQGRSYLHVPQDVGINLRSSEAPDKCYLPKKQIHVWSGHTKGVSAIRLFPKSGHLLLSSSMDCKIKLWEVYNERRCIRTFIGHSKAVRDICFNNKGTQFLSAAYDRYLKLWDSETGKCISRFTNRKVPYCVKFNPDEEKQNLFVAGMSDKKIVQWDIRTSEVVQEYDRHLGAVNTITFVDENRRFVSTSDDKSLRVWEWDIPVDFKYIAEPSMHSMPAVTLSPNGKWLACQSMDNQILIFGAQNRFRLNKKKIFKGHMVAGYACQVDFSPDMSYVVSGDADGKLNIWDWKTTKLYHRIKAHDRVCISALWHPHETSKVITCGWDGQIKLWD
- the cdc40 gene encoding pre-mRNA-processing factor 17 isoform X2: MFAPQFGPENPFKTQQMAASRNMLSGYAEPAHVNDFMFEQQRRTFSVFGYALDPSVDSNQVTCTSYIGAVDEAEKKQGLTVFESSYKKTEKRKKVKGGDPGEIDNFLGPWAKYVDEKLVAKPTEEEKKELDEITAKRQKRGRNEDEAPAEEKTILHVKEMYDYQGRSYLHVPQDVGINLRSSEAPDKCYLPKKQIHVWSGHTKGVSAIRLFPKSGHLLLSSSMDCKIKLWEVYNERRCIRTFIGHSKAVRDICFNNKGTQFLSAAYDRYLKLWDSETGKCISRFTNRKVPYCVKFNPDEEKQNLFVAGMSDKKIVQWDIRTSEVVQEYDRHLGAVNTITFVDENRRFVSTSDDKSLRVWEWDIPVDFKYIAEPSMHSMPAVTLSPNGKWLACQSMDNQILIFGAQNRFRLNKKKIFKGHMVAGYACQVDFSPDMSYVVSGDADGKLNIWDWKTTKLYHRIKAHDRVCISALWHPHETSKVITCGWDGQIKLWD